A single genomic interval of Granulicella tundricola MP5ACTX9 harbors:
- the asnS gene encoding asparagine--tRNA ligase — translation MSEAVITARISELAAHEGQSVTLKGWLYNLRASGKLLFPIFRDGTGTIQGIVPKAAVPEELFETLKTLTLESSLEVTGKVRADARAPSGFELDVEGLKVIQRVPDETPFPIQLKEAGVDFLMEHRHLWIRTPRQSAILRVRATIMRAAAQYFDDNGFVRTDPPILTPNACEGTSELFEMDYFDDDKAYLTQSGQLYIEATALALGKVYSFGPTFRAEKSKTRRHLTEFWMVEPELAFATLDDLLVLAENYLSFIVAAVLEKHQADLKVIGKDVSKLETIKAPFPRLSYDDAHKMLVEAHAKGLVETLHKDGDDFGSPDETYISNQFDRPVMVHRYPSAMKAFYMQPDPEDPTKALCVDVLAPEGYGEIIGGSQRVDDYDLLKSRIEHHGLPLDAFQWYLDLRKYGSVPHGGFGMGIERVVAWICGLDHVRETIPFARTLNRIYP, via the coding sequence ATGTCAGAAGCAGTCATCACCGCACGCATCTCGGAGCTCGCAGCGCATGAAGGACAAAGCGTCACCCTCAAGGGCTGGCTCTATAACCTCCGCGCCAGCGGCAAGCTCCTCTTCCCCATCTTCCGCGACGGAACCGGAACCATCCAGGGCATCGTCCCCAAGGCCGCCGTCCCCGAAGAGCTCTTCGAAACCCTCAAGACCCTCACCTTGGAATCAAGCCTCGAAGTCACGGGCAAGGTAAGAGCCGATGCCCGCGCACCCTCCGGATTCGAGCTCGACGTAGAAGGCCTCAAGGTCATCCAGCGCGTCCCCGACGAGACCCCCTTCCCCATCCAGCTCAAGGAAGCCGGCGTTGACTTCCTCATGGAGCACCGCCACCTCTGGATCAGGACCCCCCGCCAGTCCGCCATCCTCAGAGTCCGCGCCACCATCATGCGCGCCGCCGCCCAGTACTTCGATGACAACGGCTTCGTCCGCACCGATCCACCGATCCTGACGCCAAATGCGTGTGAGGGGACTTCAGAGCTCTTCGAGATGGACTACTTCGACGACGACAAGGCCTACCTCACCCAGTCCGGCCAGCTCTACATCGAAGCCACCGCCCTCGCGCTCGGCAAGGTCTACTCCTTCGGCCCCACCTTCCGCGCGGAAAAGTCCAAGACCCGCCGCCACCTCACCGAGTTCTGGATGGTCGAACCCGAACTCGCCTTCGCCACGCTGGACGACCTGCTGGTGCTAGCCGAAAACTACCTCAGCTTCATCGTCGCCGCCGTCCTGGAGAAGCACCAGGCAGACCTCAAGGTCATCGGCAAGGACGTCTCCAAGCTCGAGACCATCAAGGCCCCGTTCCCCCGTCTCAGCTACGACGATGCCCACAAGATGCTCGTAGAAGCCCACGCGAAGGGTCTCGTCGAAACCCTCCACAAGGACGGAGACGACTTCGGCTCACCCGACGAGACCTACATCTCCAACCAGTTCGACCGTCCCGTCATGGTCCACCGCTACCCGTCAGCCATGAAGGCCTTCTACATGCAGCCCGACCCCGAAGACCCCACCAAGGCCCTCTGCGTAGACGTCCTGGCCCCCGAAGGCTACGGAGAGATCATAGGCGGCTCCCAGCGCGTAGACGACTACGACCTGCTGAAGTCCCGCATCGAGCACCACGGCCTCCCGCTTGACGCCTTCCAGTGGTATCTCGACCTCCGCAAGTACGGGTCGGTCCCCCACGGCGGCTTCGGCATGGGCATCGAGCGCGTCGTAGCATGGATCTGCGGCCTGGACCACGTCCGCGAAACCATCCCCTTCGCCCGCACCCTCAACCGCATCTACCCTTAG
- a CDS encoding carbonic anhydrase → MSNLDSMLERNKAFAAQQSAAGTLMPSLADAAHHAKAIIIGCADMRVDPADILGLHPGEALVIRNIGGRITPVLIEELGLLGRIGKVTQQPAGGGGEFHLIVFQHTDCGITRLAGDPAMLAHYFHIPEADVPGKSVTDPHAAVIGDVELLRSIPALPASWLLSGLVYDVATGLVETVVPAAPLRSA, encoded by the coding sequence ATGAGCAACCTTGACTCCATGCTCGAACGCAACAAAGCCTTCGCCGCCCAGCAATCAGCCGCAGGCACCCTCATGCCCTCGCTCGCGGACGCCGCCCACCACGCCAAAGCCATCATCATCGGCTGCGCGGATATGCGCGTCGATCCCGCCGACATCCTCGGCCTGCACCCTGGCGAAGCCCTCGTCATCCGCAACATCGGCGGCCGCATCACCCCCGTCCTGATCGAAGAGCTGGGCCTCCTCGGCCGCATCGGCAAGGTCACCCAGCAGCCCGCCGGCGGTGGTGGCGAGTTCCACCTCATCGTCTTCCAACACACAGACTGCGGCATCACCCGCCTCGCCGGCGACCCCGCCATGCTCGCCCACTACTTCCACATCCCGGAGGCCGACGTCCCCGGGAAATCCGTTACCGATCCCCACGCAGCCGTCATCGGCGACGTCGAACTCCTCCGCTCCATCCCCGCCCTGCCCGCCTCATGGCTCCTCTCCGGCCTCGTCTATGACGTCGCCACCGGCCTCGTTGAAACCGTGGTTCCCGCCGCCCCGCTCCGTTCCGCCTGA
- a CDS encoding MBL fold metallo-hydrolase, with translation MKISSVGEYGKQLTRLGAVNCFLVLEDDGYTLIDGNLKGTEDEILRAAGDVPIRRILLTHPHVDHVGSVDALMARVAGLKLLASERSIPILQVPPDLSLRPGEVGPIRGGTPGIATKVSQTVAEGDRLGSLLVIDTPGHIHGHQAFLDERDGTLYAGDEFGSLGKFNITGFMPWWFPLKAFSNRDQAKDTARKLQGYPVQRVACGHGRVLEGGRELVQGAIDRAKG, from the coding sequence ATGAAGATCAGTTCCGTGGGGGAGTATGGGAAGCAACTGACGCGCTTGGGGGCGGTGAACTGCTTTCTGGTGCTTGAGGACGATGGCTACACGCTGATCGACGGGAACTTGAAGGGAACTGAGGATGAGATTCTGCGGGCGGCGGGGGATGTGCCGATTCGGCGGATTCTACTGACCCACCCGCATGTCGATCATGTGGGAAGTGTCGATGCGCTGATGGCGAGGGTTGCGGGGTTGAAGCTGCTGGCTTCGGAACGATCGATCCCGATCCTGCAGGTGCCGCCGGACCTTTCGTTGAGGCCGGGAGAGGTGGGGCCGATCCGTGGGGGGACGCCGGGGATTGCGACGAAGGTCAGCCAGACGGTGGCGGAGGGTGATCGCTTAGGGTCGTTGCTGGTGATCGATACGCCGGGGCATATTCATGGGCACCAGGCATTTCTGGATGAACGCGACGGGACGCTCTATGCGGGCGATGAGTTCGGGTCGCTGGGGAAGTTCAACATCACGGGTTTCATGCCGTGGTGGTTTCCGTTGAAGGCGTTTTCGAATCGCGATCAGGCGAAGGACACGGCGAGAAAGCTGCAGGGGTATCCGGTGCAGCGTGTGGCTTGCGGGCATGGACGGGTGTTGGAGGGTGGAAGGGAGTTGGTGCAGGGGGCGATCGATCGGGCGAAGGGATAG
- a CDS encoding LysR family transcriptional regulator, with translation MTIENFRLIVFRAVARHSSFSRAAEELLLTQPAVTQQIKALEEQFGHPLFHRGGGRISLTPGGAALLPFAEQIKVLSEEAFTAVAKAYGQEAGELSVGASQTIAQYLLPTFLAAFLQRNPDVRITVRIGNSDQMLAALVSGEIQVALLEGPELRTDVHIEAFMEDHMVLVVPASHEWAGRKVTLDELRTQPLLVREFGSGSRRIVEQALAGVGLKTKDLNIRMELDSTEGLLNGAEAGLGVTFVSRWAVRNQLALGTLTLARVEGLKLSRSFSVAYPAGPEPIGSVGAFRSFLVGYAASVAPRRATKKQGLGQG, from the coding sequence TTGACGATTGAAAACTTTCGGTTGATCGTCTTTCGTGCTGTGGCGCGGCATTCCAGCTTCAGCCGGGCCGCGGAGGAGCTGCTGCTGACGCAGCCGGCGGTGACGCAGCAGATCAAGGCGCTGGAGGAACAGTTTGGGCATCCGCTGTTTCATCGTGGCGGGGGACGTATCTCGCTGACGCCGGGAGGCGCGGCACTGCTGCCGTTTGCGGAGCAGATCAAGGTGTTGAGCGAGGAGGCATTCACTGCGGTGGCGAAGGCTTATGGGCAGGAGGCCGGGGAGCTGAGCGTGGGGGCTTCGCAGACGATTGCGCAGTACCTGCTGCCGACTTTTCTGGCGGCGTTTCTGCAGAGGAACCCGGATGTCCGGATCACGGTGCGAATCGGCAACAGCGATCAGATGCTGGCGGCGCTGGTCTCCGGCGAGATCCAGGTTGCGTTGCTGGAGGGTCCGGAGCTGCGGACGGACGTGCATATTGAGGCGTTCATGGAAGACCACATGGTGCTGGTGGTTCCTGCCAGCCATGAGTGGGCGGGGCGGAAGGTGACGCTGGACGAGTTGCGGACGCAGCCGCTGCTGGTGCGGGAGTTTGGGTCGGGCTCGCGGCGGATTGTGGAGCAGGCGCTGGCGGGTGTGGGGTTGAAGACGAAGGATCTGAACATACGGATGGAGCTGGATTCGACTGAGGGGCTGCTGAATGGGGCGGAGGCTGGGCTGGGGGTGACGTTTGTTTCCCGTTGGGCGGTGCGGAATCAGCTTGCGCTGGGGACGTTGACGCTGGCTCGGGTGGAGGGGCTGAAGCTTTCACGGAGCTTCTCCGTGGCGTACCCGGCGGGGCCGGAGCCTATAGGGAGCGTGGGGGCTTTCCGGTCGTTTCTGGTGGGGTATGCGGCTTCGGTTGCTCCTCGACGGGCTACGAAGAAGCAAGGGCTGGGTCAGGGGTAG
- a CDS encoding YeiH family protein → MTETMTQELTATDDYLFTETVEELGQTGPGVPKKAFDARSIFFLGLLLAGSGLVSPPVALVGGIAFGFSVVHPYRKEASSLAKLLLQISVVLLGFGLNLQQVIHAGRSGFVYTAVSICCAVGLGLLLGKVFKVGGKASYLITLGTAICGGSAIAAIAPITDANEEEISVSMGTVFLLNSVALLVFPAIGWWLHLSQNQFGLWAALAIHDTSSVVGAAAKYGPQALAIGTTVKLARALWIVPVSLVTAAYMSRAARREGRQGQVAKVKVPWFIFLFVGASVLSTYVPRLMGIYLDLNRLGKAGLTATLFLIGTSLSKKTLQAVGIKPFLQGVILWVMVGTVSLVAIDMGLIGI, encoded by the coding sequence GTGACTGAGACGATGACGCAGGAGCTTACGGCAACAGACGATTATTTGTTTACCGAGACGGTTGAGGAGCTGGGGCAGACGGGACCGGGCGTGCCGAAGAAGGCGTTCGATGCGCGGTCGATCTTCTTCCTGGGACTGTTGCTGGCTGGGAGTGGGCTTGTCTCGCCGCCGGTGGCGCTGGTGGGCGGGATTGCGTTTGGGTTTTCGGTGGTTCATCCGTATCGGAAGGAGGCGAGCTCGCTGGCGAAGCTGCTGTTGCAGATCTCCGTGGTGCTGCTGGGGTTTGGGTTGAATCTGCAGCAGGTGATTCATGCGGGGCGATCGGGGTTTGTTTATACGGCGGTGAGCATCTGCTGTGCGGTGGGGCTGGGGCTGCTGCTGGGGAAGGTGTTCAAGGTTGGGGGGAAGGCGAGCTATCTGATCACGCTGGGGACGGCGATCTGCGGGGGATCGGCGATTGCGGCGATTGCGCCGATCACGGATGCGAATGAGGAAGAGATTTCGGTGTCGATGGGAACGGTGTTTCTGCTGAACTCGGTGGCGCTGCTGGTGTTTCCGGCGATTGGATGGTGGCTGCACCTGAGCCAGAACCAGTTTGGACTATGGGCTGCGCTGGCGATCCACGATACGTCGTCCGTGGTGGGCGCGGCGGCGAAGTATGGGCCGCAGGCGCTGGCGATCGGGACGACGGTGAAGCTGGCAAGGGCGCTTTGGATCGTGCCGGTGTCGCTGGTGACTGCGGCTTATATGAGCAGGGCAGCGAGGCGTGAGGGGCGGCAGGGACAGGTGGCGAAGGTCAAGGTGCCTTGGTTCATCTTTCTGTTTGTGGGGGCGTCAGTGCTGAGCACTTATGTGCCGCGGCTGATGGGGATTTACCTGGATCTGAACAGGCTGGGTAAGGCGGGGTTGACGGCTACGCTGTTTTTGATCGGAACCTCGCTGTCAAAGAAGACGCTGCAGGCGGTGGGGATCAAGCCGTTTCTGCAGGGGGTGATTCTTTGGGTGATGGTGGGTACGGTTTCGCTGGTTGCGATCGATATGGGGCTGATCGGGATCTAA
- a CDS encoding aldo/keto reductase: MQSFLLANDLPLSRIGYGTMRLIADGAWGPPLDPTAAKAILHRALDLGVNLIDTADAYGPQELERFIGETLAPYPAGVVIATKAGLARMAPAKSEPLGRPSYLRQQVEMSLRYLKLEQLPLWQLHRIDPQVPLEDSLGMIRDLQQAGKIRHVGLSEVNVAQIEQARRILPIVSVQNKYNLTERKHEAVLDYCTQNNIAFLPWYPVAAGKLNAPGSKLAAIATRLGATPTQLQLSWLLHRSPVIVPIPGTSSLAHLEENCAALNLTLTPQDLQEIESAVAP, from the coding sequence ATGCAATCTTTCCTCCTCGCCAACGACCTCCCTCTCTCCCGCATCGGCTACGGCACCATGCGCCTCATCGCCGACGGAGCCTGGGGCCCGCCCCTCGATCCCACCGCAGCCAAAGCCATCCTCCACCGAGCCCTCGATCTCGGCGTCAACCTCATCGACACAGCCGACGCCTATGGCCCGCAGGAACTGGAGCGCTTCATCGGCGAGACCCTCGCACCCTACCCCGCAGGCGTAGTCATCGCCACCAAAGCCGGCCTCGCCCGCATGGCCCCTGCCAAGTCCGAGCCGCTCGGCCGTCCCTCCTACCTCCGCCAGCAGGTCGAGATGAGCCTCCGCTACCTCAAGCTCGAGCAGCTTCCCCTCTGGCAGCTCCACCGCATCGACCCCCAGGTCCCCCTTGAAGACTCTCTCGGCATGATCCGGGACCTCCAGCAAGCCGGCAAGATCCGCCACGTAGGCCTCTCTGAAGTCAACGTCGCCCAGATCGAGCAAGCCCGCCGCATCCTCCCCATCGTCAGCGTCCAGAACAAGTACAACCTCACCGAGCGCAAGCACGAAGCCGTCCTCGACTACTGCACCCAGAACAACATCGCCTTCCTCCCCTGGTACCCCGTAGCCGCCGGCAAGCTCAACGCCCCTGGCAGCAAACTCGCCGCAATCGCCACCCGCCTCGGTGCCACTCCCACCCAGCTCCAGCTCTCCTGGCTCCTCCACCGCTCCCCGGTCATCGTCCCCATCCCCGGCACCAGCTCGTTAGCCCATCTCGAAGAAAACTGCGCCGCTCTCAACCTGACCCTCACGCCGCAAGACCTTCAGGAGATCGAGTCCGCCGTAGCCCCATAA
- a CDS encoding lipid-binding SYLF domain-containing protein codes for MKTKIFAGAMLLATLSATPMFASSDRSDLDDRLLQARKVIDQIASTPDKGIPDGIVSHAVCVGVIPSVKKGAFLVGAEYGQGVVSCRTGHGWSAPVFIRLAGGSFGFQIGGQATDLILVAVNDKGFQDLLKSKFKIGADASAAAGPVGRNAQAGTDIQLNAELLTYSRAKGLFAGIDLNGISISQNQDDTDLYYGTKGENFETILHGKQPVPASAKGFVGTLARYFHIARSR; via the coding sequence ATGAAGACCAAAATTTTTGCCGGCGCAATGCTGCTTGCTACGCTTTCTGCTACCCCGATGTTTGCCTCCTCCGACCGCAGCGACCTGGATGACCGTCTGCTGCAGGCTCGTAAGGTGATCGACCAGATTGCAAGCACGCCGGATAAGGGCATTCCTGATGGCATCGTAAGCCATGCTGTCTGCGTGGGCGTGATCCCGAGCGTGAAGAAGGGTGCATTCCTGGTTGGGGCCGAGTACGGTCAGGGCGTTGTGAGCTGCCGCACGGGCCATGGCTGGAGCGCTCCGGTGTTCATCCGCCTGGCGGGTGGAAGCTTTGGATTCCAGATTGGCGGACAGGCTACGGATCTGATTCTCGTGGCTGTGAACGATAAGGGCTTCCAGGATCTGTTGAAGTCGAAGTTCAAGATTGGCGCGGATGCTTCTGCTGCCGCGGGTCCGGTTGGACGCAATGCACAGGCTGGTACGGACATCCAGTTGAATGCTGAGCTGCTGACGTATTCGCGTGCGAAGGGTCTGTTTGCCGGTATCGATTTGAACGGCATCAGCATCTCCCAGAATCAGGACGATACCGACCTGTACTACGGCACGAAGGGTGAGAACTTCGAGACGATCCTGCACGGCAAGCAGCCGGTCCCGGCTTCTGCCAAGGGCTTTGTGGGCACGCTGGCACGGTACTTCCATATCGCTCGTAGCCGCTAG
- a CDS encoding D-alanine--D-alanine ligase family protein — protein sequence MAKKKLRVGVLFGGRSGEHEVSLLSANSILKAIDRKKYEVVPIGITKQGRWLGGDGAKGLLTGDSGLTLSASAQVTETGLIEQSGGVIGALDVIFPVLHGTFGEDGTIQGMLELADLAYVGSGVLGSAAGMDKDVMKKLFAAAGLPQTPYLSVLRSEWKADAKGCRKRIEKALEYPLFVKPANLGSSVGISKVHGRDELAAAMDLAAGFDRKLVVEQGVGGPGAKPRELEVAVLGNETLEASVVGEIVPAKEFYDYEAKYQMNGPDESVCIIPAKLSASEQKQMRAMAMEAFRACDCSGLARVDFLMEPAAKGKKAKFYLNEINTMPGFTSISMYPKLWGASGVGYTELIDRLIVLAQERHAEKMATAFARE from the coding sequence ATGGCTAAGAAGAAACTGCGGGTTGGCGTTTTGTTTGGTGGGCGGAGTGGGGAGCATGAGGTTTCGCTGCTTTCAGCGAACTCGATTCTGAAGGCGATCGACCGGAAGAAGTATGAGGTGGTGCCGATTGGGATCACCAAGCAGGGCCGGTGGCTGGGGGGCGATGGGGCCAAGGGGCTGCTGACGGGGGATTCCGGTCTGACGTTGAGTGCTTCCGCGCAGGTGACCGAGACGGGGCTGATTGAGCAGAGCGGCGGCGTCATTGGTGCGCTGGATGTGATCTTCCCGGTGCTGCATGGGACGTTTGGCGAGGATGGGACGATCCAGGGGATGCTGGAGTTGGCGGACCTAGCTTATGTGGGGTCGGGCGTGCTGGGGTCGGCGGCCGGGATGGACAAGGATGTGATGAAGAAGCTGTTTGCGGCGGCGGGTCTGCCGCAGACGCCGTACCTGAGCGTGCTGCGGAGTGAGTGGAAGGCGGATGCGAAGGGGTGCAGGAAGAGGATCGAGAAGGCTCTGGAGTATCCGCTGTTTGTGAAGCCGGCGAACCTGGGGAGCTCGGTGGGGATCAGCAAGGTGCATGGACGGGATGAGCTTGCGGCTGCGATGGATCTGGCGGCGGGGTTCGACCGGAAGCTGGTGGTGGAGCAGGGAGTGGGCGGGCCGGGGGCGAAGCCTCGGGAGCTGGAGGTGGCGGTGCTAGGGAACGAAACGCTGGAGGCGAGCGTGGTGGGTGAGATCGTGCCGGCGAAGGAGTTCTACGACTACGAGGCGAAGTACCAGATGAATGGGCCGGACGAGAGTGTATGCATCATTCCGGCGAAGCTGAGTGCGAGCGAGCAGAAGCAGATGCGGGCGATGGCGATGGAGGCCTTTCGGGCTTGTGACTGCTCGGGTCTGGCGCGGGTGGATTTTCTGATGGAGCCTGCGGCGAAGGGCAAGAAGGCGAAGTTCTATCTGAACGAGATCAATACGATGCCGGGATTCACTTCGATCTCGATGTATCCGAAGCTTTGGGGTGCGAGCGGGGTGGGGTATACGGAGCTGATCGATCGTCTGATTGTGCTGGCGCAGGAGCGTCATGCGGAGAAGATGGCTACGGCATTTGCCCGAGAGTAA
- a CDS encoding GGDEF domain-containing protein produces MDLSVLPDIFALSLLIGAYRPLVRRAGAHVNLWFVGWAFVLVQAFAVLFEGPPGLRRMVLHLVGVAALELCGVAFILAAANSPKRAIRPLLAFEMALPLVAQVALSGFAGAGFEAARYVVSALFVVPLLHVLSHRLSRRQGLMPLGIVFALFGIVNLPVVVRDPGMVTVAALAMVYLSAAYVCLRNATRLSKGVVTTVVGMALWGLKYPFVAAMHHFYPGVHLEHGLMVLPQYAVVAGSILSLLEEHVIRTERMAMHDALTDLPNRRLFEERFAAAMEEARREKTTIACLVIDVDDFKHINDTMGHAVGDELLRALAVRLSWHMSPRDILARTGGDEFTAMLAGVTDEHHLRFIASAMMSAASVPIAADGRSVDVRISMGIALSPDHADDIEGLREAADEAMYRAKRRGGNLLAFAGDAKDKDDLMVARPAHVPAPILQMKLPMTGGRGRASRG; encoded by the coding sequence GTGGATCTATCGGTTCTACCCGATATTTTTGCGTTGAGCCTGTTGATCGGAGCGTACCGGCCGTTGGTGCGGCGCGCCGGCGCACATGTCAACCTGTGGTTTGTCGGGTGGGCGTTCGTGCTGGTGCAGGCGTTTGCGGTGCTGTTTGAGGGGCCGCCCGGACTGCGGAGGATGGTGCTGCACCTGGTGGGGGTGGCTGCGCTGGAGCTTTGCGGAGTGGCCTTCATTCTGGCTGCCGCGAACTCACCGAAACGTGCGATCCGTCCGTTGCTGGCGTTTGAGATGGCGCTTCCGTTGGTGGCGCAGGTGGCGCTGAGCGGGTTTGCCGGCGCAGGGTTTGAGGCGGCGCGGTATGTTGTGTCGGCGTTGTTCGTGGTGCCGCTGCTGCATGTGCTTTCGCATCGTCTGAGCCGGCGCCAGGGGCTAATGCCGCTGGGGATCGTGTTTGCGCTGTTTGGGATTGTGAATCTGCCGGTGGTGGTTCGCGATCCGGGGATGGTGACGGTCGCGGCGCTGGCGATGGTTTACCTGAGCGCGGCGTATGTCTGTCTGCGGAATGCGACGCGGCTCTCCAAGGGTGTGGTGACCACGGTGGTGGGGATGGCGCTGTGGGGGCTGAAGTATCCGTTCGTCGCGGCGATGCATCATTTCTATCCGGGAGTTCACCTGGAGCACGGGTTGATGGTTCTGCCGCAGTATGCGGTGGTGGCGGGCAGCATCCTGTCCTTGCTGGAAGAGCATGTGATCCGGACGGAGCGGATGGCGATGCACGATGCGCTGACGGACCTGCCGAATCGCAGGCTGTTTGAGGAGCGGTTTGCGGCGGCGATGGAGGAGGCCCGGCGGGAGAAGACCACGATTGCGTGCTTGGTGATCGACGTGGACGACTTCAAGCACATCAACGACACGATGGGCCATGCGGTGGGCGATGAGCTGCTGCGGGCGCTGGCGGTGCGGCTGTCCTGGCATATGAGTCCGCGGGATATCCTGGCTCGGACGGGCGGGGACGAGTTTACGGCGATGCTCGCCGGGGTGACCGATGAACATCACCTGCGCTTTATTGCGAGTGCGATGATGTCTGCGGCGAGCGTGCCGATTGCGGCGGATGGGCGGTCGGTCGACGTGCGCATCAGCATGGGGATTGCGCTTTCACCGGATCACGCGGACGACATTGAAGGGCTGCGCGAGGCTGCGGATGAGGCGATGTATCGCGCGAAGCGCAGGGGTGGGAACCTGCTGGCGTTTGCGGGGGACGCGAAGGACAAGGACGACCTGATGGTTGCGCGGCCGGCCCATGTGCCTGCTCCCATTTTGCAGATGAAGCTGCCGATGACGGGCGGGCGTGGGCGGGCTTCGCGCGGGTAG
- a CDS encoding DUF305 domain-containing protein, with translation MALKDFIVMRVWLAGALALCAASCFGQQVPIVQPGAPGQANKMLTPATANGVKRAPSKADVDFMQGMIMHHNQAVEMTELLKVQGKDPEVKGLGLRIDVSQTDEMRYMKQWLTDRDLPLENDPMAGMDMSKNPNMDMSSMAMPAMPGMLTAAQMATLRKAHGADFDHLFLTGMIQHHTGALTMVKELFSNPGAGQDPQLFDFASDVDNTQQAEIDIMRHMLKEKK, from the coding sequence TTGGCGCTGAAGGATTTCATCGTGATGAGGGTATGGCTGGCGGGTGCGCTGGCGCTATGTGCTGCCAGTTGCTTCGGGCAGCAGGTGCCGATCGTACAGCCGGGGGCCCCGGGACAAGCGAACAAGATGCTGACTCCGGCTACGGCGAATGGTGTGAAGCGCGCGCCATCGAAGGCTGACGTCGACTTCATGCAGGGCATGATCATGCACCACAATCAGGCCGTCGAGATGACGGAGCTGCTGAAGGTGCAGGGCAAAGATCCTGAGGTGAAGGGGCTCGGCCTGCGCATCGACGTCTCGCAGACGGACGAGATGCGGTACATGAAGCAGTGGCTGACGGATCGCGATCTGCCGCTTGAGAACGACCCGATGGCGGGGATGGATATGTCCAAGAACCCGAACATGGACATGAGTTCAATGGCGATGCCTGCGATGCCGGGCATGCTGACGGCGGCGCAGATGGCGACGCTGCGCAAGGCGCACGGAGCCGACTTCGACCACCTTTTTTTGACCGGGATGATTCAACATCACACCGGGGCTCTAACGATGGTGAAGGAGTTGTTTTCCAACCCGGGTGCGGGCCAGGACCCACAGCTTTTTGATTTTGCAAGTGACGTAGACAACACGCAGCAGGCAGAGATCGACATTATGCGGCACATGCTCAAGGAGAAGAAATGA